The proteins below come from a single Xiphophorus hellerii strain 12219 chromosome 14, Xiphophorus_hellerii-4.1, whole genome shotgun sequence genomic window:
- the zbtb4 gene encoding uncharacterized protein zbtb4 isoform X1, with product MKRRKRFRGLVMVSSAKVWDPPHAGLTQPHLREQRLAPGLAPLCSPSYTAAKDTALHQSRQLSPLSSPPPPLVTLSTRHPVQHSPVSLYSVSKTEPLIKPAHSLGVVSQCVEEEEEAEQLNMKGKRLGYRVEATLDDKLEDMGDGPKNAKITLSFPLSAAPLPTSLTSPDHCHSSSSSSPSPHRRRLSSKSSDKGSLWKLDATMDVKHRPFKPPRHDSSPSSSPSSSSSPMASFIRKDLKSPPPLKCSKLSSDSQIHRSPPRASSGSLGGCFSGDGWDERHRVANGTASPSQTAQILFSLGTSAYQRGVDAERREKLTGRPVGKTGSPHRPSLHPPTIHLPPPLPPPPPPPSEGLTAPPHSSSYPPPDSMKPELICGVCHRLFSSASSLTVHMRLHRGSRALSCRYCGKVFIHSKRLQSHEASCRVPGLRPPSLTVQPKEEPLEDGEVRVEGGVIVGQTDISKGRPGKKVRGLLARIQAGDAAATELLAGDENHFVKVVDGNVIYFCSVCERSYMTLSSLKRHSNVHSWRRKYPCHYCDKVFALAEYRTKHEVWHTGERRYQCIFCWDAFATYYNLKTHQKTIHGINPSLISSEKTANGGYKQKANALKLYRLLPMRSQKRPYKTYSDSLHNGLLLPPADAPSLSMTGLGCALGPGDLQSIIAGAPPQSLKPDPDAFPDGFPISLASEHRDLSELAREPQIRTDESEALELEQERGSFKIASSSKLKTFKAGRGTEAGMPSVITYGHTKPSVIVHGAAVSSSVIVHSNQVTSGSEKSPVTSPSPETSSSQILIKGSPKAIKKQRDNTDNHRKRSRDSSDATDEGSKGRHDTEIGRAFHKSRKSHSKSTIAATKEVSASGGSQAKESGPLCQITVRIGEEAIVKRSISETDLKRDKSISPPKIKRSETSSFKEPRQTHSHHHHHKHRPLSRASLEEDGDKEAGEDEEEMEDQESRNERSKSPDQVREYFFRKGVREQDSDNDIEDNLWRPYYSYKPKKKAQAHLQRVKNWQRKLKYKRSIRLKRRAERLKRLLNKQTEKSQDEEEDRTTEEAEKLSKPNKDVKEERKKDNLSSPLKEKKQDVEEQVKEPCHEVSTPLVCSPKPPLSTSVTPTGIKRRPWTNGNAAECGTCGRWFSSPRKRDKHELSHLLEFVCLFCRATFPSREKLEDHQKAQHPKPTEASSVTTKCGEQAAGVGIKSTPEISKFNEDKGGPLGLGGSNSSPSRLSRRALSRHTCPQCHKVCKTSSALTRHIRRHDLSSSPEREKEDNNSEATPPERVAEPLCTDPEIDKRQTPSALSVSVISYSPPELPSGGDCLASQRHDDHPSDITNKHLKSNSSEGPELTQHALTAPEKEPIPQTPPESPVNLTPTKPEVPPVGPSSLQSVLVMNGPDCLDYRMPIKKSLDSQIHRKASPLHFVTSNNTSPNVPMTSQTRITTAAPPVSMTTAPNSEGGFARRDGVIIDRERQSGTSTILHTGYKEPPLLQDRRVQPLSRSPSPDQAQDLTMSSILAREREIERQREAELELERQRERRRNMEIEKEKICRIAHSPQEQTALIVPKEEPLSPVASPQHMSTQTTINGPCLRRHTPKSPCRPPSTTGLKAQASRQVHSSSQGLDRLTLPTGAAGAAERPSAHALLLPRASQPPEPDHQDTFSSRDSQQGDTTPADYPTQDYPLPLIVPDSYRSVKKQDENLLMSTYPPGALPFGPLGKVIIPDGGDLGKLPFYPDPYQLLYGPQLLAYPYNLAALPVALNMMAPGGDKVEPLPFLPTIFNYAATAGPYMGAAPHPLVANPGLYSSGGSGKKQRDGSGSKQ from the exons atgaagaggaggaaaag atttcgGGGACTGGTCATGGTGTCCAGTGCGAAGGTATGGGACCCCCCCCATGCGGGTCTTACTCAGCCACATCTGAGAGAACAACGTCTGGCTCCGGGCCTCGCTCCCCTCTGCAGCCCCTCATACACTGCTGCCAAGGACACTGCACTCCACCAAAGTCGGCAATTGTCACCTTTGTCTTCCCCACCTCCACCGTTGGTGACCCTCAGTACCCGTCACCCAGTTCAACATTCACCTGTCAGTTTGTACAGTGTGAGCAAGACTGAACCACTAATTAAACCTGCCCACAGTCTTGGTGTGGTCTCTCAGTGtgtggaagaggaagaggaagccgAGCAGCTGAACATGAAGGGGAAACGACTCGGATATCGCGTAGAGGCCACACTGGACGACAAGCTGGAGGACATGGGTGATGGacctaaaaatgcaaaaatcacCCTAAGCTTCCCGCTTAGTGCCGCGCCACTCCCAACGTCGCTGACCTCACCGGACCACTGTCACAGctcttcctcatcctcaccTTCCCCTCACCGGCGGCGTCTGTCCTCCAAGAGCTCAGACAAGGGGTCGCTGTGGAAGCTGGATGCCACCATGGATGTAAAGCACAGACCCTTTAAGCCCCCAAGACATGATAGCTCTCCGTCCTCCtcgccttcctcctcctcctctcccatGGCTTCATTTATCAGGAAGGATCTGAAATCCCCTCCGCCTCTTAAGTGCTCCAAACTCAGTTCAGACTCTCAAATTCACAGGTCACCCCCAAGAGCTTCCAGTGGATCTTTAGGAGGCTGTTTTAGTGGAGATGGGTGGGATGAAAGGCACAGAGTGGCCAATGGAACGGCCTCGCCCTCTCAGACGGCTCAGATCCTCTTCAGTCTGGGCACGTCAGCCTATCAGAGAGGTGTAGAtgcagagaggagagagaaactGACAGGGAGGCCAGTCGGAAAAACAGGGAGTCCCCACAGACCGAGTCTTCATCCACCAACCATCCACCTCCCTCCACCCTTACCTCCACCGCCTCCCCCACCTTCCGAAGGTCTTACCGCACCCCCTCACTCGTCCTCCTACCCCCCTCCTGACAGCATGAAGCCAGAGTTGATTTGTGGCGTGTGCCATCGGCTGTTCAGCTCAGCCTCCTCCCTCACGGTCCACATGCGGCTGCATCGTGGCAGCCGCGCCCTAAGCTGCCGCTACTGTGGCAAAGTCTTCATCCACAGCAAGAGACTGCAATCCCACGAGGCCTCCTGCAGGGTGCCAGGCCTGCGTCCTCCATCCCTGACCGTACAGCCAAAGGAGGAGCCACTGGAGGACGGTGAGGTGAGAGTGGAAGGGGGAGTGATTGTGGGACAGACAGACATCAGCAAAGGACGGCCGGGGAAGAAAGTGCGGGGCCTCCTGGCACGTATCCAAGCTGGTGATGCAGCAGCCACAGAGCTGCTGGCAGGTGATGAGAACCATTTTGTGAAGGTGGTGGATGGCAACGTCATCTACTTCTGTTCTGTGTGCGAACGTTCCTACATGACCCTATCCAGCCTGAAGCGTCATTCTAACGTTCACTCATGGCGGCGTAAATATCCCTGCCATTACTGCGACAAGGTCTTTGCCCTGGCTGAGTACCGCACAAAGCACGAGGTGTGGCACACAGGAGAGCGCCGCTACCAGTGTATCTTCTGCTGGGACGCCTTCGCCACCTACTACAATCTCAAGACACACCAGAAGACAATTCACGGGATTAATCCGAGCCTGATCTCCAGTGAAAAGACAGCTAATGGGGGTTATAAACAGAAAGCAAATGCCCTCAAGCTCTACCGCCTTCTCCCCATGCGCTCCCAGAAGAGACCCTACAAGACCTATAGTGACAGCTTACATAATGGCCTTCTACTTCCACCAGCTGATGCCCCCTCCCTCTCCATGACTGGCCTTGGCTGTGCTTTGGGCCCCGGGGACCTGCAGAGCATCATTGCAGGAGCCCCCCCTCAGAGTCTAAAGCCTGATCCAGATGCTTTCCCTGATGGCTTCCCAATCTCTCTTGCTTCTGAGCACAGAGACCTATCTGAGCTTGCGCGTGAGCCCCAAATTAGAACAGATGAAAGTGAGGCCCTAGAGTTAGAGCAGGAGAGAGGCAGTTTCAAAATAGCCAGTAGCAGTAAACTCAAAACCTTTAAAGCAGGTAGAGGCACAGAAGCAGGGATGCCCTCTGTTATAACATATGGACATACTAAACCCTCTGTTATAGTTCATGGAGCAGCTGTGTCATCCTCAGTCATTGTTCATAGCAATCAGGTTACTTCTGGAAGTGAGAAAAGCCCAGTAACGAGCCCATCCCCCGAAACAAGTAGCAGCCAGATTTTAATAAAAGGCAGTCCTAAAGCAATCAAAAAGCAAAGAGATAACACAGATAATCACAGAAAGAGGTCCAGAGACAGTTCAGACGCAACAGACGAGGGCTCAAAAGGCAGACACGACACTGAGATAGGCAGAGCATTTCACAAATCCCGCAAGTCCCACAGTAAGAGTACAATCGCAGCCACAAAGGAGGTGTCAGCATCTGGAGGCTCACAGGCCAAAGAATCAGGGCCACTGTGTCAGATAACTGTGCGCATCGGCGAGGAGGCCATAGTGAAGCGCAGCATCTCTGAGACAGACCTTAAAAGAGACAAGAGCATTTCTCCTCCGAAAATCAAACGCAGTGAAACGTCATCCTTTAAGGAGCCACGGCAAACCCACTCACACCACCATCACCACAAACACCGTCCGCTAAGTAGAGCCAGCCTGGAAGAAGATGGGGATAAGGAAGCAGGAGAAGATGAGGAGGAAATGGAGGACCAAGAAAGCAGGAATGAAAGGTCCAAGTCACCTGATCAGGTGAGGGAGTACTTCTTTCGTAAGGGGGTGCGGGAACAGGACAGTGACAATGACATAGAGGATAATTTATGGCGACCTTACTACTCCTACAAGCCTAAGAAAAAGGCTCAGGCACATCTACAGAGAGTGAAGAACTGGCAACGGAAACTCAAGTACAAGCGCTCCATCCGACTCAAGAGGAGGGCAGAGAGGCTGAAGAGGCTTCTGAATAAACAAACGGAGAAATCccaagatgaggaggaggacagGACAACTGAGGAGGCTGAGAAACTGTCTAAACCTAACAAGGAtgttaaagaggaaagaaagaaggataATCTCTCTTCCcctttaaaggagaaaaaacaggATGTAGAGGAACAGGTTAAAGAGCCCTGTCATGAGGTTTCCACCCCCCTTGTGTGCTCTCCAAAGCCCCCTCTGTCTACCTCAGTGACTCCCACAGGAATAAAGAGGAGGCCTTGGACTAATGGGAATGCAGCAGAGTGTGGCACATGTGGCCGCTGGTTCTCAAGCCCCAGGAAGCGAGACAAACACGAGCTCAGCCATCTGCTAGAGTTTGTATGCCTCTTCTGTCGGGCCACTTTCCCCTCAAGGGAAAAGTTGGAAGACCACCAGAAAGCCCAGCATCCTAAACCCACTGAGGCATCCTCTGTGACCACTAAATGTGGCGAACAAGCGGCAGGCGTTGGGATCAAATCCACGCCTGAAATCTCAAAGTTCAATGAAGATAAAGGGGGACCGCTTGGACTAGGAGGCAGCAATTCTAGTCCAAGTCGTCTAAGCAGAAGAGCCTTATCGAGACACACCTGTCCGCAGTGCCATAAGGTGTGCAAGACATCATCAGCGCTAACTCGCCATATCCGACGTCATGACTTAAGTAGTTctccagaaagagaaaaagaagataaCAACTCAGAGGCAACACCCCCTGAAAGAGTTGCTGAACCTCTTTGCACAGATCCAGAGATTGATAAAAGACAGACTCCCAGTGCTCTTTCTGTTTCAGTTATCAGCTATTCACCTCCAGAGCTACCAAGTGGCGGTGACTGTTTGGCATCACAGCGGCACGATGACCATCCAAGTGACATTACAAACAAACACCTGAAATCAAACTCAAGTGAAGGACCTGAACTGACACAGCATGCACTTACTGCTCCAGAGAAAGAGCCCATACCACAAACTCCACCAGAAAGTCCAGTTAACCTCACACCCACCAAACCTGAGGTCCCACCTGTTGGACCCTCGTCACTCCAGAGCGTGCTTGTCATGAACGGGCCTGACTGTCTTGACTATCGCATGCCAATTAAGAAAAGCCTGGACAGTCAGATCCACAGAAAAGCCAGCCCTTTGCACTTTGTGACTTCCAACAACACCTCTCCGAATGTGCCCATGACATCACAGACCAGAATAACCACTGCTGCTCCTcctgtttccatgacaacagctcCCAACTCTGAAGGGGGATTCGCAAGACGGGATGGGGTCATTATTGACAGAGAGAGGCAGAGTGGCACCAGTACAATTTTACACACAGGTTACAAAGAACCGCCTCTGCTCCAAGATCGCAGAGTCCAGCCCCTGTCCCGGAGTCCCTCCCCCGACCAAGCACAAGACCTGACCATGTCCTCTATTTTAGCTCGGGAGAGGGAGATTGAAAGGCAAAGAGAGGCAGAGCTAGAGCTGGAGAGACAGAGGGAACGGAGGAGGAACATGGAAATTGAGAAAGAGAAAATCTGTAGGATTGCTCATTCTCCACAGGAGCAAACTGCTCTCATTGTCCCTAAAGAAGAGCCTTTGAGCCCTGTAGCATCACCCCAACATATGTCTACCCAAACCACTATAAATGGACCCTGTTTGCGCAGGCACACTCCTAAGTCCCCTTGCCGGCCCCCTTCAACTACTGGACTGAAGGCTCAGGCGAGCCGGCAGGTTCACTCAAGTTCACAAGGACTCGACAGGCTGACGCTGCCCACCGGAGCAGCTGGTGCCGCTGAACGCCCCTCTGCACACGCTCTGCTTCTTCCCAGAGCCTCCCAGCCGCCTGAGCCGGACCATCAGGACACTTTCTCTTCCAGAGATTCACAGCAGGGGGACACGACCCCAGCTGACTACCCCACCCAGGATTATCCCCTTCCCCTCATTGTGCCAGACAGCTACAGATCTGTTAAGAAGCAGGATGAAAACCTGCTCATGTCTACTTATCCTCCTGGAGCACTGCCCTTTGGCCCACTGGGGAAGGTCATCATACCTGACGGGGGCGACCTCGGCAAGCTGCCGTTCTACCCGGACCCTTACCAGCTGCTTTACGGGCCGCAGCTATTAGCCTACCCCTATAACTTGGCTGCACTTCCTGTGGCTCTGAACATGATGGCGCCAGGAGGGGATAAGGTGGAGCCTCTGCCGTTCCTCCCCACCATCTTCAACTACGCAGCCACTGCTGGACCTTACATGGGTGCAGCACCTCACCCGCTCGTGGCAAACCCCGGCCTCTACAGCAGCGGCGGCAGTGGCAAAAAGCAGCGAGATGGCAGCGGCAGTAAACAGTAG
- the zbtb4 gene encoding uncharacterized protein zbtb4 isoform X2, whose product MVSSAKVWDPPHAGLTQPHLREQRLAPGLAPLCSPSYTAAKDTALHQSRQLSPLSSPPPPLVTLSTRHPVQHSPVSLYSVSKTEPLIKPAHSLGVVSQCVEEEEEAEQLNMKGKRLGYRVEATLDDKLEDMGDGPKNAKITLSFPLSAAPLPTSLTSPDHCHSSSSSSPSPHRRRLSSKSSDKGSLWKLDATMDVKHRPFKPPRHDSSPSSSPSSSSSPMASFIRKDLKSPPPLKCSKLSSDSQIHRSPPRASSGSLGGCFSGDGWDERHRVANGTASPSQTAQILFSLGTSAYQRGVDAERREKLTGRPVGKTGSPHRPSLHPPTIHLPPPLPPPPPPPSEGLTAPPHSSSYPPPDSMKPELICGVCHRLFSSASSLTVHMRLHRGSRALSCRYCGKVFIHSKRLQSHEASCRVPGLRPPSLTVQPKEEPLEDGEVRVEGGVIVGQTDISKGRPGKKVRGLLARIQAGDAAATELLAGDENHFVKVVDGNVIYFCSVCERSYMTLSSLKRHSNVHSWRRKYPCHYCDKVFALAEYRTKHEVWHTGERRYQCIFCWDAFATYYNLKTHQKTIHGINPSLISSEKTANGGYKQKANALKLYRLLPMRSQKRPYKTYSDSLHNGLLLPPADAPSLSMTGLGCALGPGDLQSIIAGAPPQSLKPDPDAFPDGFPISLASEHRDLSELAREPQIRTDESEALELEQERGSFKIASSSKLKTFKAGRGTEAGMPSVITYGHTKPSVIVHGAAVSSSVIVHSNQVTSGSEKSPVTSPSPETSSSQILIKGSPKAIKKQRDNTDNHRKRSRDSSDATDEGSKGRHDTEIGRAFHKSRKSHSKSTIAATKEVSASGGSQAKESGPLCQITVRIGEEAIVKRSISETDLKRDKSISPPKIKRSETSSFKEPRQTHSHHHHHKHRPLSRASLEEDGDKEAGEDEEEMEDQESRNERSKSPDQVREYFFRKGVREQDSDNDIEDNLWRPYYSYKPKKKAQAHLQRVKNWQRKLKYKRSIRLKRRAERLKRLLNKQTEKSQDEEEDRTTEEAEKLSKPNKDVKEERKKDNLSSPLKEKKQDVEEQVKEPCHEVSTPLVCSPKPPLSTSVTPTGIKRRPWTNGNAAECGTCGRWFSSPRKRDKHELSHLLEFVCLFCRATFPSREKLEDHQKAQHPKPTEASSVTTKCGEQAAGVGIKSTPEISKFNEDKGGPLGLGGSNSSPSRLSRRALSRHTCPQCHKVCKTSSALTRHIRRHDLSSSPEREKEDNNSEATPPERVAEPLCTDPEIDKRQTPSALSVSVISYSPPELPSGGDCLASQRHDDHPSDITNKHLKSNSSEGPELTQHALTAPEKEPIPQTPPESPVNLTPTKPEVPPVGPSSLQSVLVMNGPDCLDYRMPIKKSLDSQIHRKASPLHFVTSNNTSPNVPMTSQTRITTAAPPVSMTTAPNSEGGFARRDGVIIDRERQSGTSTILHTGYKEPPLLQDRRVQPLSRSPSPDQAQDLTMSSILAREREIERQREAELELERQRERRRNMEIEKEKICRIAHSPQEQTALIVPKEEPLSPVASPQHMSTQTTINGPCLRRHTPKSPCRPPSTTGLKAQASRQVHSSSQGLDRLTLPTGAAGAAERPSAHALLLPRASQPPEPDHQDTFSSRDSQQGDTTPADYPTQDYPLPLIVPDSYRSVKKQDENLLMSTYPPGALPFGPLGKVIIPDGGDLGKLPFYPDPYQLLYGPQLLAYPYNLAALPVALNMMAPGGDKVEPLPFLPTIFNYAATAGPYMGAAPHPLVANPGLYSSGGSGKKQRDGSGSKQ is encoded by the coding sequence ATGGTGTCCAGTGCGAAGGTATGGGACCCCCCCCATGCGGGTCTTACTCAGCCACATCTGAGAGAACAACGTCTGGCTCCGGGCCTCGCTCCCCTCTGCAGCCCCTCATACACTGCTGCCAAGGACACTGCACTCCACCAAAGTCGGCAATTGTCACCTTTGTCTTCCCCACCTCCACCGTTGGTGACCCTCAGTACCCGTCACCCAGTTCAACATTCACCTGTCAGTTTGTACAGTGTGAGCAAGACTGAACCACTAATTAAACCTGCCCACAGTCTTGGTGTGGTCTCTCAGTGtgtggaagaggaagaggaagccgAGCAGCTGAACATGAAGGGGAAACGACTCGGATATCGCGTAGAGGCCACACTGGACGACAAGCTGGAGGACATGGGTGATGGacctaaaaatgcaaaaatcacCCTAAGCTTCCCGCTTAGTGCCGCGCCACTCCCAACGTCGCTGACCTCACCGGACCACTGTCACAGctcttcctcatcctcaccTTCCCCTCACCGGCGGCGTCTGTCCTCCAAGAGCTCAGACAAGGGGTCGCTGTGGAAGCTGGATGCCACCATGGATGTAAAGCACAGACCCTTTAAGCCCCCAAGACATGATAGCTCTCCGTCCTCCtcgccttcctcctcctcctctcccatGGCTTCATTTATCAGGAAGGATCTGAAATCCCCTCCGCCTCTTAAGTGCTCCAAACTCAGTTCAGACTCTCAAATTCACAGGTCACCCCCAAGAGCTTCCAGTGGATCTTTAGGAGGCTGTTTTAGTGGAGATGGGTGGGATGAAAGGCACAGAGTGGCCAATGGAACGGCCTCGCCCTCTCAGACGGCTCAGATCCTCTTCAGTCTGGGCACGTCAGCCTATCAGAGAGGTGTAGAtgcagagaggagagagaaactGACAGGGAGGCCAGTCGGAAAAACAGGGAGTCCCCACAGACCGAGTCTTCATCCACCAACCATCCACCTCCCTCCACCCTTACCTCCACCGCCTCCCCCACCTTCCGAAGGTCTTACCGCACCCCCTCACTCGTCCTCCTACCCCCCTCCTGACAGCATGAAGCCAGAGTTGATTTGTGGCGTGTGCCATCGGCTGTTCAGCTCAGCCTCCTCCCTCACGGTCCACATGCGGCTGCATCGTGGCAGCCGCGCCCTAAGCTGCCGCTACTGTGGCAAAGTCTTCATCCACAGCAAGAGACTGCAATCCCACGAGGCCTCCTGCAGGGTGCCAGGCCTGCGTCCTCCATCCCTGACCGTACAGCCAAAGGAGGAGCCACTGGAGGACGGTGAGGTGAGAGTGGAAGGGGGAGTGATTGTGGGACAGACAGACATCAGCAAAGGACGGCCGGGGAAGAAAGTGCGGGGCCTCCTGGCACGTATCCAAGCTGGTGATGCAGCAGCCACAGAGCTGCTGGCAGGTGATGAGAACCATTTTGTGAAGGTGGTGGATGGCAACGTCATCTACTTCTGTTCTGTGTGCGAACGTTCCTACATGACCCTATCCAGCCTGAAGCGTCATTCTAACGTTCACTCATGGCGGCGTAAATATCCCTGCCATTACTGCGACAAGGTCTTTGCCCTGGCTGAGTACCGCACAAAGCACGAGGTGTGGCACACAGGAGAGCGCCGCTACCAGTGTATCTTCTGCTGGGACGCCTTCGCCACCTACTACAATCTCAAGACACACCAGAAGACAATTCACGGGATTAATCCGAGCCTGATCTCCAGTGAAAAGACAGCTAATGGGGGTTATAAACAGAAAGCAAATGCCCTCAAGCTCTACCGCCTTCTCCCCATGCGCTCCCAGAAGAGACCCTACAAGACCTATAGTGACAGCTTACATAATGGCCTTCTACTTCCACCAGCTGATGCCCCCTCCCTCTCCATGACTGGCCTTGGCTGTGCTTTGGGCCCCGGGGACCTGCAGAGCATCATTGCAGGAGCCCCCCCTCAGAGTCTAAAGCCTGATCCAGATGCTTTCCCTGATGGCTTCCCAATCTCTCTTGCTTCTGAGCACAGAGACCTATCTGAGCTTGCGCGTGAGCCCCAAATTAGAACAGATGAAAGTGAGGCCCTAGAGTTAGAGCAGGAGAGAGGCAGTTTCAAAATAGCCAGTAGCAGTAAACTCAAAACCTTTAAAGCAGGTAGAGGCACAGAAGCAGGGATGCCCTCTGTTATAACATATGGACATACTAAACCCTCTGTTATAGTTCATGGAGCAGCTGTGTCATCCTCAGTCATTGTTCATAGCAATCAGGTTACTTCTGGAAGTGAGAAAAGCCCAGTAACGAGCCCATCCCCCGAAACAAGTAGCAGCCAGATTTTAATAAAAGGCAGTCCTAAAGCAATCAAAAAGCAAAGAGATAACACAGATAATCACAGAAAGAGGTCCAGAGACAGTTCAGACGCAACAGACGAGGGCTCAAAAGGCAGACACGACACTGAGATAGGCAGAGCATTTCACAAATCCCGCAAGTCCCACAGTAAGAGTACAATCGCAGCCACAAAGGAGGTGTCAGCATCTGGAGGCTCACAGGCCAAAGAATCAGGGCCACTGTGTCAGATAACTGTGCGCATCGGCGAGGAGGCCATAGTGAAGCGCAGCATCTCTGAGACAGACCTTAAAAGAGACAAGAGCATTTCTCCTCCGAAAATCAAACGCAGTGAAACGTCATCCTTTAAGGAGCCACGGCAAACCCACTCACACCACCATCACCACAAACACCGTCCGCTAAGTAGAGCCAGCCTGGAAGAAGATGGGGATAAGGAAGCAGGAGAAGATGAGGAGGAAATGGAGGACCAAGAAAGCAGGAATGAAAGGTCCAAGTCACCTGATCAGGTGAGGGAGTACTTCTTTCGTAAGGGGGTGCGGGAACAGGACAGTGACAATGACATAGAGGATAATTTATGGCGACCTTACTACTCCTACAAGCCTAAGAAAAAGGCTCAGGCACATCTACAGAGAGTGAAGAACTGGCAACGGAAACTCAAGTACAAGCGCTCCATCCGACTCAAGAGGAGGGCAGAGAGGCTGAAGAGGCTTCTGAATAAACAAACGGAGAAATCccaagatgaggaggaggacagGACAACTGAGGAGGCTGAGAAACTGTCTAAACCTAACAAGGAtgttaaagaggaaagaaagaaggataATCTCTCTTCCcctttaaaggagaaaaaacaggATGTAGAGGAACAGGTTAAAGAGCCCTGTCATGAGGTTTCCACCCCCCTTGTGTGCTCTCCAAAGCCCCCTCTGTCTACCTCAGTGACTCCCACAGGAATAAAGAGGAGGCCTTGGACTAATGGGAATGCAGCAGAGTGTGGCACATGTGGCCGCTGGTTCTCAAGCCCCAGGAAGCGAGACAAACACGAGCTCAGCCATCTGCTAGAGTTTGTATGCCTCTTCTGTCGGGCCACTTTCCCCTCAAGGGAAAAGTTGGAAGACCACCAGAAAGCCCAGCATCCTAAACCCACTGAGGCATCCTCTGTGACCACTAAATGTGGCGAACAAGCGGCAGGCGTTGGGATCAAATCCACGCCTGAAATCTCAAAGTTCAATGAAGATAAAGGGGGACCGCTTGGACTAGGAGGCAGCAATTCTAGTCCAAGTCGTCTAAGCAGAAGAGCCTTATCGAGACACACCTGTCCGCAGTGCCATAAGGTGTGCAAGACATCATCAGCGCTAACTCGCCATATCCGACGTCATGACTTAAGTAGTTctccagaaagagaaaaagaagataaCAACTCAGAGGCAACACCCCCTGAAAGAGTTGCTGAACCTCTTTGCACAGATCCAGAGATTGATAAAAGACAGACTCCCAGTGCTCTTTCTGTTTCAGTTATCAGCTATTCACCTCCAGAGCTACCAAGTGGCGGTGACTGTTTGGCATCACAGCGGCACGATGACCATCCAAGTGACATTACAAACAAACACCTGAAATCAAACTCAAGTGAAGGACCTGAACTGACACAGCATGCACTTACTGCTCCAGAGAAAGAGCCCATACCACAAACTCCACCAGAAAGTCCAGTTAACCTCACACCCACCAAACCTGAGGTCCCACCTGTTGGACCCTCGTCACTCCAGAGCGTGCTTGTCATGAACGGGCCTGACTGTCTTGACTATCGCATGCCAATTAAGAAAAGCCTGGACAGTCAGATCCACAGAAAAGCCAGCCCTTTGCACTTTGTGACTTCCAACAACACCTCTCCGAATGTGCCCATGACATCACAGACCAGAATAACCACTGCTGCTCCTcctgtttccatgacaacagctcCCAACTCTGAAGGGGGATTCGCAAGACGGGATGGGGTCATTATTGACAGAGAGAGGCAGAGTGGCACCAGTACAATTTTACACACAGGTTACAAAGAACCGCCTCTGCTCCAAGATCGCAGAGTCCAGCCCCTGTCCCGGAGTCCCTCCCCCGACCAAGCACAAGACCTGACCATGTCCTCTATTTTAGCTCGGGAGAGGGAGATTGAAAGGCAAAGAGAGGCAGAGCTAGAGCTGGAGAGACAGAGGGAACGGAGGAGGAACATGGAAATTGAGAAAGAGAAAATCTGTAGGATTGCTCATTCTCCACAGGAGCAAACTGCTCTCATTGTCCCTAAAGAAGAGCCTTTGAGCCCTGTAGCATCACCCCAACATATGTCTACCCAAACCACTATAAATGGACCCTGTTTGCGCAGGCACACTCCTAAGTCCCCTTGCCGGCCCCCTTCAACTACTGGACTGAAGGCTCAGGCGAGCCGGCAGGTTCACTCAAGTTCACAAGGACTCGACAGGCTGACGCTGCCCACCGGAGCAGCTGGTGCCGCTGAACGCCCCTCTGCACACGCTCTGCTTCTTCCCAGAGCCTCCCAGCCGCCTGAGCCGGACCATCAGGACACTTTCTCTTCCAGAGATTCACAGCAGGGGGACACGACCCCAGCTGACTACCCCACCCAGGATTATCCCCTTCCCCTCATTGTGCCAGACAGCTACAGATCTGTTAAGAAGCAGGATGAAAACCTGCTCATGTCTACTTATCCTCCTGGAGCACTGCCCTTTGGCCCACTGGGGAAGGTCATCATACCTGACGGGGGCGACCTCGGCAAGCTGCCGTTCTACCCGGACCCTTACCAGCTGCTTTACGGGCCGCAGCTATTAGCCTACCCCTATAACTTGGCTGCACTTCCTGTGGCTCTGAACATGATGGCGCCAGGAGGGGATAAGGTGGAGCCTCTGCCGTTCCTCCCCACCATCTTCAACTACGCAGCCACTGCTGGACCTTACATGGGTGCAGCACCTCACCCGCTCGTGGCAAACCCCGGCCTCTACAGCAGCGGCGGCAGTGGCAAAAAGCAGCGAGATGGCAGCGGCAGTAAACAGTAG